The following are encoded together in the Magnetospirillum gryphiswaldense MSR-1 v2 genome:
- a CDS encoding 50S ribosomal protein L23 produces the protein MSKVIVSKERMFDIIRAPVITEKATMGSEHNQVTFKVPLNASKPEIKAAVEGVFGVKVTAVNTLVAKGKVKRFRGRIGVRNDVKKAVVTLAEGQSIDVTTGV, from the coding sequence ATGAGCAAGGTCATCGTCTCGAAGGAACGGATGTTCGACATCATCCGCGCGCCCGTGATCACCGAAAAGGCGACCATGGGTTCCGAGCACAATCAGGTCACCTTCAAGGTGCCGCTGAACGCTTCCAAGCCCGAGATCAAGGCCGCCGTCGAAGGCGTGTTCGGGGTCAAGGTCACCGCGGTGAATACCCTGGTGGCCAAGGGCAAGGTCAAGCGCTTCCGTGGCCGTATCGGCGTCCGCAATGACGTCAAGAAGGCGGTCGTGACGCTGGCCGAAGGCCAGTCCATCGACGTGACGACGGGAGTCTGA
- the rplD gene encoding 50S ribosomal protein L4 has protein sequence MKTKVISLDNQSVGEIDLSDDVFGLAVRNDLLHRMVSYQLSKRRSGTHKTKGISEISGTTKKPFNQKGGGRARQGSLRSAQFRGGATIFGPVVRSHAFDMPKKVRKLALKVALSAKAAEGKLVVLDNATAAAPKTKALAAQFKALGWASVLVIDGAVDGNFALASRNIPHVDVLPEVGANVYDILRRDTLVLTKDAVAALEARLK, from the coding sequence ATGAAGACTAAGGTTATCAGCCTGGACAATCAGAGCGTCGGCGAGATCGATCTCTCCGACGACGTGTTTGGCCTGGCGGTTCGCAACGATTTGCTGCACCGCATGGTCAGCTATCAGCTGTCGAAGCGTCGGTCCGGCACTCACAAGACCAAGGGGATCAGCGAGATCTCCGGTACCACCAAGAAGCCCTTCAATCAGAAGGGTGGCGGTCGTGCACGTCAGGGTTCTCTGCGTTCCGCGCAGTTCCGTGGCGGCGCCACCATTTTCGGCCCGGTCGTGCGTTCCCACGCTTTCGACATGCCGAAGAAGGTGCGCAAGCTGGCCCTGAAGGTTGCCCTGTCGGCCAAGGCCGCCGAAGGCAAGCTGGTGGTGCTGGACAACGCTACCGCCGCCGCTCCCAAGACCAAGGCTCTGGCCGCGCAGTTCAAGGCGCTGGGTTGGGCTTCGGTTCTGGTCATCGACGGTGCCGTTGACGGCAATTTCGCCCTGGCGTCCCGCAATATCCCCCATGTGGACGTGCTGCCGGAAGTCGGCGCCAACGTGTACGACATCCTGCGTCGTGACACCCTGGTGTTGACCAAGGACGCTGTCGCCGCCCTGGAGGCTCGCCTGAAATGA
- the rplB gene encoding 50S ribosomal protein L2: MALKNYKPTTPGRRQLVTVDRSELWKGKPEAALTEGLRKKGGRNNLGRITVRFRGGGHKRRYRMVDFKRDKFDMPATVERLEYDPNRTAFIALVVYEDGEKRYILAPQRLAAGDIVISGEKVDIKPGNALPLKNIPVGTVVHNVELKVGKGGQMARSAGTFVQLVGKDQGYAQLRLSSGELRVVRGECMATVGAVSNPDQQNISLGKAGRKRWLGFRPHVRGVAMNPIDHPHGGGEGRTSGGRHPVTPWGKPTKGKKTRSNKKTDRLIMRRRQAQ; the protein is encoded by the coding sequence ATGGCTTTGAAGAACTACAAGCCCACGACTCCGGGCCGTCGTCAGCTGGTGACGGTTGACCGCTCGGAATTGTGGAAGGGCAAGCCCGAAGCGGCGCTGACCGAAGGTCTGCGCAAGAAGGGTGGCCGTAACAATCTGGGCCGCATCACCGTCCGCTTCCGTGGCGGCGGGCACAAGCGCCGCTATCGTATGGTCGACTTCAAGCGCGACAAGTTCGATATGCCCGCCACCGTGGAACGGTTGGAATACGATCCCAACCGGACCGCCTTCATCGCCCTGGTGGTGTATGAAGATGGCGAAAAGCGCTACATCCTGGCCCCGCAGCGCCTGGCCGCCGGTGATATCGTCATCTCCGGTGAAAAGGTCGACATCAAGCCGGGCAACGCCCTGCCGCTGAAGAATATTCCGGTCGGCACCGTTGTTCACAATGTCGAGCTGAAGGTCGGCAAGGGTGGCCAGATGGCCCGCTCCGCCGGTACCTTCGTCCAGCTGGTCGGCAAGGACCAGGGCTATGCCCAGCTTCGCCTGTCTTCGGGTGAACTGCGCGTCGTCCGCGGTGAATGCATGGCCACTGTCGGCGCCGTTTCCAACCCTGACCAGCAGAACATTTCGCTGGGCAAGGCTGGTCGCAAGCGTTGGCTGGGCTTCCGTCCGCACGTCCGTGGCGTTGCCATGAACCCCATCGACCACCCGCATGGTGGTGGTGAAGGTCGTACCTCCGGGGGCCGTCATCCGGTTACCCCGTGGGGCAAGCCGACCAAGGGTAAGAAGACGCGTTCCAACAAGAAGACGGATCGGCTCATCATGCGCCGCCGTCAGGCTCAGTAA
- the tuf gene encoding elongation factor Tu, with product MAKAKFERNKPHCNIGTIGHVDHGKTSLTAAITKVLAETGGATFTAYDQIDKAPEEKARGITISTAHVEYETANRHYAHVDCPGHADYVKNMITGAAQMDGGILVVSAADGPMPQTREHILLARQVGVPALVVFMNKCDMVDDPELLDLVELEVRELLSSYDFPGDDIPIVRGSALCALEDKQPEIGRDAILALMAEVDKYIPQPERPKDKPFLMPIEDVFSISGRGTVVTGRVERGVVKVGEEVEIVGIKPTVKTTCTGVEMFRKLLDQGEAGDNIGALLRGVKREDVERGQVLAAPGSITPHTKFTAEAYILNKEEGGRHTPFFTNYRPQFYFRTTDVTGMVYLPEGTEMVMPGDNVSMTVQLIAPIAMDEGLRFAIREGGRTVGAGVVAKIIE from the coding sequence ATGGCTAAGGCGAAATTTGAACGCAATAAGCCCCACTGCAATATCGGCACCATCGGTCACGTCGACCATGGCAAGACCTCGCTGACCGCTGCCATCACCAAGGTGTTGGCCGAAACCGGTGGCGCCACCTTCACCGCCTACGACCAGATCGACAAGGCGCCGGAAGAGAAGGCCCGTGGCATCACCATCTCGACCGCTCACGTCGAGTACGAGACCGCCAACCGCCACTACGCCCACGTCGATTGCCCCGGCCACGCTGACTATGTGAAGAACATGATCACCGGTGCGGCGCAGATGGACGGCGGCATTCTGGTGGTGTCGGCCGCCGACGGCCCGATGCCCCAGACCCGCGAGCACATCCTGCTGGCCCGTCAGGTCGGCGTGCCGGCCCTGGTGGTGTTCATGAACAAGTGCGACATGGTCGACGATCCGGAACTGCTGGATCTGGTCGAGCTGGAAGTGCGCGAGCTCTTGAGCAGCTATGATTTCCCCGGCGACGATATTCCGATCGTCCGTGGTTCGGCCCTGTGCGCCCTGGAAGACAAGCAGCCGGAAATCGGCCGCGACGCCATCCTGGCCCTGATGGCCGAAGTCGACAAGTACATCCCGCAGCCGGAACGTCCGAAGGACAAGCCGTTCCTGATGCCGATCGAAGACGTGTTCTCGATCTCGGGCCGTGGCACCGTGGTGACCGGTCGCGTCGAGCGCGGCGTCGTCAAGGTGGGTGAAGAAGTCGAGATCGTCGGTATCAAGCCGACCGTCAAGACCACCTGCACCGGCGTTGAAATGTTCCGCAAGCTGCTCGATCAGGGTGAGGCCGGCGACAACATCGGCGCCCTGCTGCGCGGCGTGAAGCGTGAAGACGTGGAACGCGGTCAAGTTCTGGCCGCTCCGGGTTCGATCACCCCGCACACCAAGTTCACCGCCGAGGCCTACATCCTCAACAAGGAAGAAGGCGGTCGTCACACCCCGTTCTTCACCAATTATCGTCCGCAGTTCTACTTCCGCACCACCGACGTCACCGGCATGGTTTACCTGCCGGAAGGCACCGAAATGGTGATGCCGGGCGATAACGTGTCGATGACCGTCCAGCTGATCGCCCCGATCGCCATGGACGAAGGTCTGCGCTTCGCCATCCGTGAAGGCGGTCGTACCGTCGGCGCCGGCGTCGTCGCCAAGATCATCGAGTAG
- the rpsL gene encoding 30S ribosomal protein S12, whose translation MPTINQLIRKPRQPLATRNKVPALEACPQKRGVCTRVYTTTPKKPNSALRKVARVRLTNGFEVTSYIPGEGHNLQEHSVVMIRGGRVKDLPGVRYHIIRGTLDTQGVKDRKQRRSKYGAKRPK comes from the coding sequence ATGCCCACGATCAACCAATTGATCCGTAAGCCGCGCCAGCCCTTGGCGACGCGCAATAAGGTGCCGGCTCTGGAAGCCTGCCCGCAGAAGCGTGGTGTTTGCACCCGTGTTTATACCACCACCCCGAAGAAGCCCAACTCGGCGCTGCGTAAGGTTGCTCGCGTGCGCCTGACCAATGGCTTCGAAGTGACCAGCTACATTCCCGGTGAAGGCCATAACCTTCAGGAGCACTCGGTGGTGATGATCCGCGGCGGCCGTGTGAAGGATTTGCCCGGTGTTCGCTACCACATCATCCGCGGCACTCTGGATACCCAGGGCGTCAAGGACCGTAAGCAGCGTCGTTCCAAGTACGGCGCGAAGCGTCCGAAGTAA
- the rpsG gene encoding 30S ribosomal protein S7 has protein sequence MSRRHAAEKREINPDAKYGDLVVAKFMNCLMFDGKKSSAEAIVYGALEKIQSKTGQDPLQVFHDALDNVKPAVEVRSRRVGGATYQVPVEVRTDRRQALAIRWLIDYSRKRSETTMIDRLSGELLDAANNRGAAVKKREDTHRMADANKAFSHYRW, from the coding sequence ATGTCCCGTCGTCACGCCGCCGAGAAGCGCGAAATCAACCCCGACGCCAAGTATGGCGATCTGGTGGTAGCCAAGTTCATGAACTGCCTGATGTTCGATGGCAAGAAGTCGTCGGCCGAGGCCATCGTCTATGGTGCGCTGGAAAAGATCCAGTCCAAGACCGGCCAGGATCCGCTGCAGGTGTTCCATGATGCCCTCGACAACGTCAAGCCGGCCGTGGAAGTCCGTTCCCGCCGCGTCGGCGGTGCCACCTATCAGGTGCCCGTCGAAGTGCGTACCGACCGTCGTCAGGCTCTGGCCATCCGCTGGCTGATCGATTATTCGCGCAAGCGTTCGGAAACCACCATGATCGACCGTCTGTCGGGTGAGCTGCTGGATGCTGCCAACAATCGCGGCGCCGCCGTGAAGAAGCGCGAAGATACTCACCGCATGGCAGACGCCAACAAGGCGTTCTCTCACTACCGCTGGTAA
- the rpsJ gene encoding 30S ribosomal protein S10, with product MESQNIRIRLKAFDHRVLDQSTREIVNTAKRTGAQVRGPIPLPSRIEKFTVNRSPHIDKKSREQFEIRTHKRLLDIVDPTPQTVDALMKLDLAAGVDVEIKL from the coding sequence ATGGAAAGCCAGAACATCCGTATCCGCCTCAAGGCGTTCGACCATCGCGTGTTGGATCAGTCCACCCGCGAGATCGTCAACACCGCCAAGAGGACTGGTGCGCAGGTGCGCGGACCGATCCCGCTTCCCAGCCGGATCGAGAAGTTCACCGTCAACCGCTCCCCGCACATCGATAAGAAGTCGCGTGAGCAGTTCGAAATTCGCACGCATAAGCGTCTGTTGGACATCGTTGACCCGACCCCGCAGACCGTGGACGCGCTGATGAAGCTCGACCTGGCCGCCGGCGTCGACGTCGAGATCAAGCTGTAA
- a CDS encoding transglycosylase SLT domain-containing protein encodes MTTAPPTVLIEAPESRHQRVARQIRAAAEVTGVPFDYLLAQANTESRMDPNAASQRSSAMGLYQFTAGTWLEMVKKHGADHGLGNYADAITKGRDGKWNVADKELKAEILNLRKDPRISSLMAGEYASDNGKVLEAKLGRKASTHDLYLAHFLGAGGALKVLQEMGGDQQTSAAGILPEAAKANPEVFHHQDDGEAKSVDDLYASVESRFRRSMAKAAQVAKSLNRPTIDLAELRPEARPQNETATTTLTLAAAEPPPPQPAPPRLDLSQYGTFPVAINRSAAPESGTFPVRLPPAVNATRADQVTLRGIIDALDSES; translated from the coding sequence ATGACCACCGCCCCCCCGACCGTGCTGATCGAAGCGCCCGAATCGCGCCATCAGCGTGTCGCCCGCCAGATCCGGGCGGCGGCGGAAGTGACCGGTGTTCCCTTCGACTACCTGCTGGCCCAAGCCAATACCGAAAGCCGCATGGACCCCAACGCCGCCAGCCAAAGGTCGTCGGCCATGGGGCTTTACCAGTTCACCGCCGGCACTTGGCTGGAAATGGTGAAGAAGCATGGCGCCGATCACGGTCTGGGTAATTATGCCGATGCCATCACCAAAGGCCGTGACGGCAAGTGGAATGTGGCCGACAAGGAATTGAAGGCGGAAATCCTGAACCTGCGCAAGGACCCGCGTATTTCCTCGCTGATGGCAGGAGAATACGCCTCCGACAACGGCAAGGTGCTGGAGGCCAAGCTGGGCCGCAAGGCATCGACCCACGATTTGTATCTGGCCCACTTTCTGGGGGCCGGCGGCGCCCTCAAGGTATTGCAGGAAATGGGTGGCGATCAGCAGACCTCCGCCGCCGGCATCCTGCCCGAAGCGGCCAAGGCCAACCCGGAAGTGTTCCACCATCAAGACGACGGCGAGGCCAAATCGGTGGACGATTTATACGCCAGCGTCGAAAGCCGCTTTCGCCGTTCCATGGCCAAGGCAGCGCAGGTCGCCAAAAGCCTGAATCGCCCCACCATTGACCTGGCTGAACTGCGCCCCGAAGCGCGCCCGCAGAACGAGACCGCGACCACCACCTTGACCCTGGCCGCCGCCGAACCGCCGCCGCCACAGCCAGCTCCCCCCCGTCTCGACCTCAGTCAGTACGGCACCTTCCCGGTGGCCATCAACCGCTCCGCCGCGCCGGAATCCGGAACCTTCCCCGTGCGTCTGCCGCCAGCGGTCAACGCCACCCGCGCCGATCAGGTCACCTTGCGCGGCATCATCGACGCGCTGGATAGCGAAAGCTGA
- the rplV gene encoding 50S ribosomal protein L22, with product MGKKPAERVLADIEAKAFSSSIRTSPRKLNLVAASIRGLKAETALHQLTFSKRRIAGVVKVVLQSAIANAENNHQLDVDRLYVAEAYVGKAMVMKRWRARARGRVGRIEKPFSNLTVIVREREEATGE from the coding sequence ATGGGCAAGAAGCCTGCTGAGCGCGTTCTGGCGGATATCGAAGCGAAGGCGTTCTCGTCTTCCATCCGCACCAGCCCGCGCAAGCTCAACCTGGTGGCTGCGTCCATTCGCGGCCTGAAGGCGGAGACCGCCCTGCACCAGCTCACCTTCTCCAAGCGCCGCATCGCCGGTGTGGTGAAGGTGGTGTTGCAGTCGGCCATCGCCAATGCCGAGAACAACCACCAGTTGGACGTTGATCGTCTGTATGTGGCCGAAGCCTATGTGGGCAAGGCCATGGTGATGAAGCGCTGGCGTGCCCGTGCTCGCGGTCGTGTCGGTCGGATCGAGAAGCCGTTCTCGAACCTGACCGTCATCGTGCGCGAACGCGAAGAAGCGACCGGGGAGTAA
- the rpsS gene encoding 30S ribosomal protein S19, whose protein sequence is MARSVWKGPFVDGYLLKKADKSRASGRNEVIKIWSRRSTILPNFVGLTFGVYNGQKYIPVLVTENMVGHKFGEFSPTRTYYGHGVDKKAKRK, encoded by the coding sequence ATGGCTCGTTCCGTATGGAAGGGTCCGTTTGTCGACGGGTACCTGCTCAAGAAGGCGGATAAGTCGCGTGCCAGCGGCCGCAACGAGGTCATCAAGATCTGGTCGCGTCGCTCCACCATTTTGCCGAACTTCGTGGGCTTGACCTTCGGCGTTTATAACGGCCAGAAGTACATCCCCGTTCTCGTTACCGAGAACATGGTTGGTCACAAGTTCGGTGAATTCTCGCCGACCCGTACCTACTACGGTCACGGCGTCGACAAGAAGGCGAAGAGGAAGTAA
- a CDS encoding sensor histidine kinase: MAKSWRRRLRPKFVLLLLFALCFAGGVGAAGALVMADYRDSRAAAEAATRHQARLLQEFVARTLDATELMVRRLGDQLTTPPVGSLNAEQNAALRAALAASPHLANLVVVDGRGQVVTDGLAKLPAATSLVQHEWVRAVLGGETSSLSLSQAGLDEASGKVVFSVSLALRDVRGRLLGAVAALVDIQTLAALIDEQDMAAARPSLALYRMDGALLAAHPLSAADMGRNMSGLPLFSTHLPEAASGTFATSPSEGDLRIVSYRTIPGRNLVVCASVSQDEAMAPWRQRSWATLITAVLVLGLLAALSRVMAREIRRDRMVNQALRAANRDLSRSNADLEQFAYVASHDLKEPLRNIASYVQLLQRRYQGRLDEDADAFIGYTVDGVRRMQMIINELLVYSRIGTGPLTRGAVQTGVLVSTALANLKAVIAEAGAVVEVKGPLPVVVGDAGQLSSVFQNLISNGLKYRRDDIRPELTVAVAEQGEFWRFSIIDNGIGIDPQYHRQIFELFKRLHARDRYTGTGIGLAVCQRVIERHGGEIWVESVPGQGASFHFTLPKN, translated from the coding sequence GTGGCCAAGTCGTGGCGCCGTCGGTTGCGGCCAAAGTTTGTACTATTGCTGCTGTTCGCCCTGTGCTTTGCTGGTGGGGTGGGCGCTGCCGGGGCCTTGGTGATGGCCGATTATCGCGACAGCCGCGCCGCCGCCGAGGCCGCCACCCGTCACCAAGCCCGGCTGTTGCAGGAATTCGTTGCCCGCACCTTGGATGCCACCGAATTAATGGTGCGCCGTCTGGGCGACCAGTTGACCACGCCGCCGGTCGGGTCATTGAATGCCGAGCAAAATGCGGCGTTGCGCGCCGCTCTGGCGGCGTCGCCGCATCTGGCCAATCTGGTGGTTGTCGATGGTCGGGGACAGGTGGTCACCGATGGTTTGGCCAAGCTTCCCGCCGCCACCTCGTTGGTTCAACACGAATGGGTGCGGGCGGTGTTGGGGGGGGAGACGTCCAGCCTGTCTTTGTCCCAGGCCGGCTTGGATGAGGCCAGCGGCAAGGTGGTGTTCTCGGTGTCCCTGGCCTTGCGTGACGTCAGAGGGCGGTTGCTCGGTGCCGTCGCCGCCCTGGTCGACATTCAGACCCTTGCCGCCTTGATCGATGAACAGGACATGGCAGCGGCCCGTCCCAGCCTGGCCTTATATCGTATGGATGGCGCCTTGCTCGCCGCGCATCCGCTGAGTGCGGCGGATATGGGCCGCAACATGTCGGGCTTGCCGCTTTTTTCCACCCACCTGCCCGAAGCCGCCAGCGGTACATTTGCAACCAGCCCCAGCGAAGGGGATTTGCGCATCGTCTCCTATCGCACTATCCCCGGTCGCAATCTGGTGGTTTGCGCCAGCGTCAGTCAGGATGAGGCCATGGCGCCGTGGCGCCAGCGGTCGTGGGCGACCCTGATCACTGCCGTCCTGGTGCTTGGTCTGTTGGCGGCGCTCAGCCGGGTCATGGCACGGGAAATCCGACGTGATCGCATGGTCAACCAAGCCTTGCGTGCGGCCAACCGTGATCTCAGCCGCTCCAATGCCGACCTTGAGCAATTCGCCTATGTGGCGTCGCATGATCTGAAAGAGCCGCTCAGGAACATCGCCAGCTATGTGCAATTGCTGCAACGGCGCTATCAGGGCCGGCTGGACGAGGATGCCGACGCCTTCATCGGCTATACCGTCGACGGCGTGCGGCGCATGCAGATGATCATCAACGAATTGCTGGTCTATTCACGCATCGGTACCGGCCCATTGACACGTGGGGCGGTACAGACCGGGGTACTGGTCAGCACCGCCTTGGCCAATCTGAAGGCGGTGATCGCCGAGGCCGGCGCCGTGGTCGAGGTCAAGGGACCGTTGCCGGTGGTGGTGGGCGATGCCGGCCAGCTTTCCAGCGTGTTTCAAAATCTTATTTCCAACGGGTTGAAATACCGGCGTGACGATATTCGCCCGGAACTGACGGTTGCCGTCGCCGAGCAGGGCGAATTCTGGCGCTTTTCCATTATCGACAATGGCATCGGTATCGACCCGCAATATCACCGACAGATTTTCGAGCTGTTCAAGCGCCTGCATGCGCGGGACCGTTATACCGGCACCGGCATCGGTCTGGCGGTATGTCAGCGGGTGATCGAGCGCCATGGCGGTGAAATCTGGGTGGAATCGGTGCCGGGGCAGGGGGCGTCCTTCCACTTCACCCTACCGAAAAACTGA
- the fusA gene encoding elongation factor G has product MARTTPLERYRNIGIMAHIDAGKTTTTERILYYTGKSYKIGEVHEGTATMDWMEQEQERGITITSAATTAFWNDHRINIIDTPGHVDFTIEVERSLRVLDGAVTVFDSVAGVEPQSETVWRQADKYGVPRICFVNKMDRIGANFYRCVDMIIDRLGARPLVMHLPIGEESGFVGMVDLLRNCAVIWKDESLGAHFEDAPIPDDLVEKAAEYRAQLIETAVEMDDRAMELYLGGKEPSLDVLKACIRKGTLARVFVPVLCGSAFKNKGVQTLLDAVVDYLPAPVDIPAIKGVKYGTEDEIAKHSTDDEPFAGLAFKIMNDPFVGSLTFVRVYSGVVEAGSYVQNTVKEKRERVGRMLLMHANSREEVKEARAGDIVAFAGLKDTTTGDTLCDPTPSALVILERMEFPEPVIEVAVEPKSKADQEKMGMALARLAAEDPSFRVSTDAESGQTVIKGMGELHLEILVDRMKREFKVEANVGAPQVAYRETISKAADVDYTHKKQTGGSGQFARVKIRFEPAEKGEGFVFSNTVIGGSVPKEYVPGVEKGIRSAMDNGVIAGFPLIDFKATLTDGAYHDVDSSVLAFEIAARAAFREGIAKAGPKLLEPMMSVEVVTPEDYMGDVIGDLNSRRGQVNGMDQRGNARVISAMVPLANMFGYVNTLRSMSQGRAQYTMTFDHYSEVPNNVAEEIRAKLNG; this is encoded by the coding sequence ATGGCCCGAACAACGCCTCTCGAGCGCTATCGTAATATCGGCATCATGGCTCACATCGATGCCGGTAAGACGACTACGACCGAGCGTATCCTCTACTACACCGGAAAGTCCTATAAGATCGGCGAAGTGCACGAAGGCACCGCCACCATGGACTGGATGGAGCAGGAACAGGAGCGCGGTATTACCATCACTTCGGCCGCGACCACCGCGTTCTGGAATGATCACCGCATCAACATCATCGACACCCCCGGCCACGTGGACTTCACCATCGAAGTCGAACGTTCGCTTCGCGTGCTCGATGGTGCGGTTACGGTGTTCGACTCGGTCGCCGGCGTCGAGCCTCAGTCCGAAACCGTGTGGCGTCAGGCCGACAAGTACGGCGTGCCGCGCATTTGTTTCGTCAACAAGATGGACCGCATTGGCGCCAATTTCTATCGCTGCGTGGATATGATCATCGACCGTCTGGGTGCTCGCCCGCTGGTCATGCATCTGCCCATCGGCGAGGAAAGCGGTTTCGTGGGCATGGTCGACCTGCTGCGCAATTGTGCGGTGATCTGGAAGGACGAATCGCTGGGCGCCCACTTCGAGGACGCCCCGATTCCCGACGATCTGGTCGAGAAGGCTGCCGAATACCGGGCCCAGCTCATCGAAACCGCCGTCGAAATGGACGACCGGGCGATGGAGCTGTATCTGGGCGGTAAAGAACCCAGCCTGGACGTGCTCAAGGCCTGTATCCGCAAGGGCACCCTGGCCCGCGTGTTCGTCCCCGTGCTGTGTGGTTCGGCGTTCAAGAACAAGGGCGTGCAGACCCTGCTCGACGCCGTTGTCGATTATCTGCCGGCGCCGGTCGACATTCCCGCCATCAAGGGCGTGAAGTACGGCACCGAAGACGAGATCGCCAAGCACTCCACCGACGACGAGCCCTTCGCCGGTCTGGCGTTCAAGATCATGAACGACCCCTTCGTCGGCTCGCTGACCTTCGTTCGTGTCTATTCGGGCGTGGTCGAGGCCGGTTCCTACGTGCAGAACACCGTCAAGGAAAAGCGCGAGCGCGTCGGTCGTATGCTGCTGATGCACGCCAACTCGCGTGAGGAAGTCAAGGAAGCCCGCGCCGGCGACATCGTCGCTTTCGCCGGTCTCAAGGACACCACCACCGGTGATACCCTGTGCGATCCGACCCCCAGCGCGCTGGTGATCTTGGAACGCATGGAATTCCCCGAGCCGGTGATCGAAGTGGCGGTGGAACCCAAGTCCAAGGCCGACCAGGAAAAGATGGGCATGGCCCTGGCTCGCCTGGCCGCCGAAGATCCGTCGTTCCGCGTTTCCACCGATGCCGAATCCGGTCAGACCGTGATCAAGGGCATGGGCGAATTGCACCTGGAAATCCTGGTCGATCGCATGAAGCGTGAGTTCAAGGTGGAAGCCAACGTGGGCGCCCCGCAGGTGGCCTATCGTGAAACCATCTCGAAGGCCGCCGACGTCGATTACACCCACAAGAAGCAGACCGGTGGCTCGGGCCAGTTCGCCCGCGTCAAGATCCGCTTCGAACCGGCGGAGAAGGGCGAAGGCTTCGTCTTCTCCAACACCGTCATCGGTGGTTCGGTTCCCAAGGAATACGTGCCGGGTGTGGAAAAGGGTATCCGGTCGGCCATGGATAACGGCGTCATCGCCGGCTTCCCGCTGATCGACTTCAAGGCCACCCTGACCGACGGCGCCTACCACGACGTTGACTCATCGGTTCTCGCCTTCGAAATCGCCGCCCGCGCCGCCTTCCGTGAAGGTATCGCCAAGGCCGGTCCGAAGCTGTTGGAACCGATGATGAGCGTCGAAGTCGTCACCCCCGAAGATTACATGGGTGACGTCATCGGCGATCTGAACAGCCGTCGCGGCCAGGTCAATGGCATGGATCAGCGCGGCAACGCCCGCGTGATTTCCGCCATGGTACCGCTGGCCAATATGTTCGGGTACGTGAATACTCTGCGCTCCATGTCGCAGGGGCGCGCCCAGTACACCATGACCTTCGACCACTATTCGGAAGTTCCGAACAATGTGGCCGAAGAAATCCGGGCCAAGCTGAACGGCTGA
- the rplC gene encoding 50S ribosomal protein L3, whose amino-acid sequence MRSGLIAQKVGMTRIFTEDGTHVPVTVLKVDTVQVVSTRSVEKDGYTAVQLGAGTAKVKNVAKAQRTTFANAKVEPKKKLVEFRVAPENVLEVGVELSAAHFIPGQFVDITGTTIGKGFAGGMKRWNFRGLEATHGVSVSHRSHGSTGQRQDPGKVFKGKKMAGHMGDEQVTTQNLKVVSTDVERGLILVKGSVPGSEGSWVLVKDAVKRKLPEGVPFPAGLKAAAEAGE is encoded by the coding sequence ATGCGATCCGGTCTCATCGCCCAGAAGGTCGGCATGACGAGGATCTTCACCGAGGACGGCACTCATGTGCCCGTCACCGTGTTGAAGGTCGACACCGTTCAGGTGGTCTCGACCCGCTCTGTGGAAAAAGACGGCTACACCGCCGTTCAGCTCGGTGCCGGCACCGCGAAGGTCAAGAACGTTGCCAAGGCGCAGCGTACCACCTTCGCCAATGCCAAGGTCGAGCCGAAGAAGAAGCTCGTCGAATTCCGCGTTGCCCCCGAGAACGTTCTCGAGGTTGGCGTGGAGCTGTCGGCTGCCCATTTCATCCCCGGCCAGTTCGTGGATATCACCGGCACCACCATCGGCAAGGGTTTTGCCGGCGGCATGAAGCGCTGGAACTTCCGCGGCCTCGAAGCCACCCACGGCGTGTCGGTCTCGCACCGCTCGCACGGTTCCACCGGTCAGCGCCAGGACCCCGGCAAGGTGTTCAAGGGCAAGAAAATGGCCGGTCATATGGGTGACGAGCAGGTCACCACTCAGAACCTCAAGGTGGTTTCCACCGATGTCGAGCGCGGTCTGATCCTGGTTAAGGGTTCGGTTCCGGGTTCCGAGGGTTCCTGGGTTCTGGTCAAGGACGCGGTGAAGCGCAAGCTGCCTGAAGGCGTGCCGTTCCCGGCCGGCCTCAAGGCCGCCGCCGAAGCCGGCGAGTAA